Proteins encoded within one genomic window of Bremerella alba:
- a CDS encoding DUF1559 family PulG-like putative transporter, translating into MMESTHRSGQIPQPNSSEERNILWVAVGILAIAVICVGLFLLGMGQHPEATHRFEVISDLKHIGLVYQLKANADPHNRVPPVAIVDEDGRPLLSWRVLLLPQLDEQKLFEKFDLTKPWDSPENLPLVKQMPHILASRYDRATAKQGKTPYKAIVSDDPQWNTAWPKQGEELTFAKFKDGLSSTAIVVEDLTDPVIWTKPEEITPSEYLQTLDHGQWSSKFFLIGFADGSVREFKDPTEEEVLPLLYADDSRVPEN; encoded by the coding sequence ATGATGGAATCGACACATCGCTCTGGGCAAATTCCTCAGCCAAACTCTAGTGAGGAACGGAATATCCTCTGGGTGGCCGTAGGCATCCTGGCAATAGCCGTGATCTGTGTTGGCTTGTTTTTACTAGGCATGGGCCAGCATCCAGAAGCAACACACCGTTTCGAAGTGATTAGCGATTTAAAGCACATCGGCTTGGTCTATCAGTTGAAAGCAAACGCTGATCCACACAATCGCGTTCCGCCGGTGGCGATTGTCGATGAGGATGGCCGCCCGCTTCTCTCCTGGCGGGTTCTCTTATTGCCGCAATTGGACGAGCAGAAACTGTTCGAGAAGTTCGACCTCACCAAGCCCTGGGACAGTCCCGAAAATCTTCCGTTGGTGAAGCAGATGCCTCACATATTGGCTTCGCGTTATGATCGTGCTACAGCTAAGCAAGGCAAAACTCCTTACAAGGCGATCGTCAGCGATGACCCACAGTGGAACACGGCCTGGCCGAAGCAAGGCGAGGAGTTAACGTTCGCTAAGTTCAAGGACGGCTTAAGTAGTACAGCCATCGTCGTGGAAGATCTTACCGACCCGGTGATTTGGACAAAGCCGGAAGAGATCACACCTAGCGAGTATCTACAGACACTCGACCATGGCCAGTGGTCAAGTAAGTTCTTCTTGATCGGGTTTGCGGACGGATCCGTTCGTGAATTCAAAGACCCAACCGAAGAAGAGGTTCTACCGCTGCTTTACGCGGATGATAGCCGTGTGCCGGAGAATTAG
- a CDS encoding universal stress protein: MNFKRILFPTDFSHCGDAALHLATALARDSGGTIVVAHVEEPPTVYGTGEMYYGMLDPSPDDLKKMLHEIKPSDPEVPVEYRLVTGDPSSAVVRLAEEENIDLIVLGTHGRTGLLHMLIGSTAESIVRHAKCPVLTFKQPSETS; the protein is encoded by the coding sequence ATGAACTTCAAACGTATTCTCTTTCCGACCGATTTTTCTCACTGTGGTGATGCTGCGTTGCACTTGGCGACGGCATTAGCACGCGATAGCGGTGGCACGATTGTTGTCGCCCATGTCGAAGAGCCGCCCACCGTCTACGGTACCGGCGAAATGTACTACGGCATGTTAGACCCGTCTCCCGACGATCTGAAGAAGATGCTGCACGAGATCAAACCCAGCGATCCGGAAGTTCCCGTCGAGTACCGACTCGTTACCGGCGACCCTTCCTCGGCTGTCGTGCGACTGGCAGAGGAAGAAAACATCGACCTGATTGTTTTAGGCACCCATGGCCGCACCGGCCTGTTGCATATGCTGATTGGTAGTACCGCCGAGTCGATCGTGCGGCACGCCAAGTGTCCTGTCTTGACGTTTAAACAACCGTCCGAGACAAGTTAA
- a CDS encoding VIT1/CCC1 transporter family protein: protein MKLSPEELAQQHTDEAIAARIAGPSVEEFAGDFVLGGVDGTITTFAIVAGVAGASYGVTVAIVLGFANLLADGFSMAVSNYLKARSDQMQLKKYRQIENIHIKEVPDREREEIRQIFAAKGFEGDLLEQVVQTICEDRQRWVDTMLVEEWGLRLQPPSPWKSGLVTFAGFVLCGSIPLAPLPLIHFGLDAATIFLSSAILTVIAFALIGVFRARVLQAGPLASVIETVATGGVAAAIAYGVGILLDQLAGSPAM from the coding sequence ATGAAGCTTTCGCCGGAAGAACTTGCCCAGCAGCATACCGACGAAGCCATTGCGGCACGTATCGCTGGGCCATCGGTCGAGGAATTCGCCGGCGACTTTGTCCTAGGGGGCGTCGACGGAACGATCACCACGTTCGCGATTGTGGCAGGGGTAGCCGGTGCCAGTTACGGCGTCACAGTAGCCATCGTTCTAGGATTCGCTAACCTGCTGGCCGATGGTTTCAGCATGGCCGTCAGCAATTACCTGAAGGCCCGTAGCGATCAGATGCAATTGAAGAAGTATCGTCAGATCGAGAATATCCACATCAAGGAAGTTCCAGATCGCGAACGGGAAGAGATTCGGCAGATCTTTGCCGCCAAAGGTTTCGAAGGCGACCTCTTAGAACAAGTCGTACAAACGATCTGCGAGGACCGTCAGCGCTGGGTCGACACGATGCTGGTCGAAGAATGGGGCCTTCGCTTGCAACCTCCATCCCCCTGGAAATCTGGTCTGGTGACCTTTGCTGGGTTTGTGCTTTGCGGCTCGATCCCACTGGCTCCGTTGCCGCTGATTCATTTCGGACTGGATGCCGCGACAATCTTTCTTTCCAGCGCTATTCTTACTGTCATCGCGTTCGCGCTGATTGGTGTCTTCCGTGCTCGCGTCCTACAAGCGGGTCCATTGGCTTCTGTCATCGAGACGGTCGCCACCGGTGGGGTCGCCGCAGCGATTGCTTACGGGGTCGGAATTTTACTAGATCAACTGGCCGGCTCCCCTGCAATGTAG
- a CDS encoding universal stress protein: MTWISKAPIVVPFDFSADSKDAVDMAVSLLDSSDGVHLIHVLGELSPADPGEVWDTVDENTRTHHATQAIRKAFSEEKYKDLKIVIAFGDPGEKICHYAEQVEANSILIPSHGRSSIMRVLVGSVADRVVRLAHCPVIVLKKPRK; this comes from the coding sequence GTGACTTGGATTTCAAAAGCTCCGATCGTAGTACCATTCGACTTCTCTGCCGATTCCAAGGATGCGGTCGACATGGCAGTTTCCCTGCTGGACTCAAGCGATGGCGTTCACTTGATTCACGTACTCGGAGAGCTTTCACCGGCCGACCCGGGCGAAGTATGGGATACCGTGGACGAAAACACTCGGACTCATCACGCTACCCAGGCAATCCGTAAAGCATTTTCCGAAGAGAAGTACAAAGATTTAAAAATCGTCATCGCATTCGGCGACCCAGGCGAAAAGATTTGCCATTACGCCGAGCAAGTCGAAGCCAACTCGATCTTGATTCCATCTCACGGACGCTCGTCGATCATGCGCGTCTTGGTTGGTAGTGTCGCTGATCGAGTGGTTCGATTGGCCCACTGCCCCGTGATCGTCTTAAAGAAGCCTCGCAAGTAA
- a CDS encoding DUF1559 family PulG-like putative transporter — MHSFRRGNAKVIIIVVLVIVVVMGLMCTGLAVAILLPAVSQARMAAQRMQSRNNLKQIALALHNYHDTYGTFPPAYIPDEDGKPMHSWRVLILPFTESHYIYDQYDFSQPWDSPANMQACGTMPGAYVSPALGANDLEERTTYVAISGPKTVLGTDQSKPFSEIVVGTSNVIMVVEDTTTPVPWNKPVDISPQALTSKNFDDQYFGGIQAAMADGSVHFFPEGSKQQVQGMMSIDGS, encoded by the coding sequence ATGCATTCGTTTCGTCGTGGCAATGCCAAAGTGATCATCATTGTCGTGCTGGTTATTGTGGTGGTGATGGGGCTTATGTGCACAGGCCTCGCGGTAGCGATTCTGTTGCCGGCAGTCAGTCAGGCTCGCATGGCGGCTCAGCGGATGCAGTCCAGAAATAACCTGAAGCAAATAGCCCTCGCTCTGCACAACTATCACGATACGTACGGTACGTTCCCGCCGGCTTATATTCCGGATGAAGATGGTAAGCCGATGCACTCGTGGCGGGTATTGATTCTGCCGTTTACGGAATCCCATTATATTTACGATCAGTACGACTTCTCGCAGCCATGGGATAGCCCGGCCAATATGCAGGCCTGTGGGACCATGCCGGGGGCCTATGTCAGCCCGGCCTTGGGGGCCAATGACCTGGAGGAGCGAACAACTTACGTCGCTATATCGGGGCCTAAGACCGTATTGGGAACCGATCAGTCGAAACCGTTTTCAGAGATCGTTGTCGGGACTTCGAATGTCATTATGGTAGTCGAAGACACGACCACCCCGGTTCCGTGGAACAAACCTGTCGATATCTCGCCCCAGGCACTGACATCGAAGAATTTCGACGATCAATACTTCGGCGGAATTCAAGCCGCGATGGCCGACGGATCGGTCCATTTCTTCCCGGAAGGAAGCAAGCAGCAAGTACAAGGGATGATGTCAATTGATGGTAGTTAG
- a CDS encoding DUF1559 family PulG-like putative transporter, with the protein MTEPSPFDSPQAFVKEPESKQWWKLTVTEVLVIIFIIAVLLGLLLPPITSQPRINSRIDQSMNQMNNIGYALQSYHDTYDCLPPAVVTDADGQPLYSWRVLILPFIEQKNLYDQFDLSQPWDSKTNGPLAEQVPYPLESPFLGPSAQLGVTTYLAVVDPAEQRTLMLAHKGGILDEVPCLLGEASLVVEHVGRPVIWTKPEDISPFELIAQPPIDQNGDSKCPVLLGDGSVRVLDAKNQSQFRNELLCEEVAAAEDPGKR; encoded by the coding sequence ATGACCGAGCCCAGTCCGTTCGATAGTCCTCAGGCCTTTGTTAAAGAGCCGGAGTCCAAGCAATGGTGGAAGCTGACGGTTACCGAAGTATTGGTGATTATTTTTATCATCGCGGTCCTACTAGGCCTGTTGCTTCCACCAATCACCTCACAGCCTCGCATTAATTCGCGGATCGATCAGTCGATGAACCAGATGAATAATATCGGCTACGCGCTTCAATCATATCATGATACGTACGACTGCCTGCCTCCAGCTGTGGTGACCGATGCCGACGGTCAGCCGCTCTATTCATGGCGGGTACTCATCTTGCCGTTTATCGAGCAAAAGAACCTTTACGACCAGTTCGATCTTTCGCAGCCGTGGGATAGCAAGACAAACGGGCCCTTGGCTGAGCAGGTTCCGTATCCGCTGGAAAGCCCATTTCTTGGTCCGTCCGCGCAGCTAGGTGTGACCACGTATTTGGCGGTTGTCGATCCCGCTGAACAGCGGACGCTAATGCTCGCTCACAAGGGTGGCATCCTGGATGAGGTCCCGTGCTTGCTGGGCGAAGCGTCCCTTGTCGTCGAGCATGTCGGTAGGCCTGTGATATGGACGAAACCGGAAGATATTAGCCCTTTTGAGTTGATTGCTCAGCCCCCAATCGACCAGAATGGCGATTCGAAATGCCCGGTGTTGTTGGGTGACGGTTCGGTGCGTGTGCTTGATGCTAAGAATCAATCGCAATTCCGGAACGAGCTTCTCTGCGAGGAAGTCGCCGCCGCCGAGGATCCGGGCAAACGCTAA
- a CDS encoding GNAT family N-acetyltransferase yields MATDCPSSDPIAFPGSLSHEAQPLRVEVVTEVDSGSSLFVEWERLAGQRLFLAPRWLLTWWKHYRRPGSDLQIVTVRENAGWLIGLAPWYRRRTWWGGDEIHLLGSGEVCSDYLSVLAKPSEENQVIHTLADFIPQQFAGIDRFFFEGLDASDVVMHHLASAMQNRQYEVKRLPLLDSYRLALPATWEEWVSQLSRSRRHRVRQLWRNQFDTGKATIHISDETTLEQGFSILVDLHQKRRNQMGQPGCFASKRFHGFLKEAAHEHLDSGQLRLQWIELEGRPVAVELDLEEGDTCLHYCSGIAIDCEYARPGWLGITAAIRHAIDSGKTTFDFLRGDEDYKSHWRGQPVPMVNLEFVPPKISARLRSQVREVVRMAKQQAKRILRRSSKPLQTEGHSSDEG; encoded by the coding sequence ATGGCAACCGATTGCCCCTCGAGCGACCCCATTGCCTTTCCAGGTTCGCTCTCTCACGAAGCTCAACCACTCAGAGTCGAAGTCGTCACCGAGGTCGATTCTGGGTCGTCACTTTTCGTGGAGTGGGAACGCCTGGCCGGACAACGTCTGTTTCTAGCCCCACGCTGGCTGCTCACTTGGTGGAAGCACTATCGCCGGCCTGGCAGTGATCTGCAGATTGTCACCGTGCGAGAAAATGCTGGTTGGCTGATTGGTCTGGCTCCGTGGTATCGCCGTCGAACCTGGTGGGGTGGTGACGAGATTCATCTGCTCGGCTCCGGAGAAGTCTGTAGCGATTACCTTTCCGTGCTGGCCAAGCCCAGCGAAGAAAACCAAGTCATCCACACGTTAGCCGATTTTATTCCGCAACAATTTGCCGGAATCGATCGCTTTTTCTTCGAAGGTCTCGACGCGTCAGACGTGGTCATGCATCACCTAGCCAGTGCGATGCAAAACCGGCAATACGAAGTGAAGAGACTGCCGCTTCTAGATAGCTACCGACTCGCGCTTCCGGCGACATGGGAAGAGTGGGTTTCGCAGCTCTCTCGATCGCGCCGCCATCGGGTTCGCCAACTATGGCGTAATCAGTTCGACACCGGCAAAGCCACCATTCATATCTCAGACGAAACGACCCTGGAACAAGGGTTCTCGATCCTCGTCGATCTCCATCAAAAACGCCGCAACCAGATGGGGCAGCCTGGCTGTTTCGCATCGAAGCGATTTCATGGTTTCCTCAAGGAGGCCGCGCACGAACACCTCGATTCGGGTCAGCTACGCCTACAATGGATTGAACTCGAAGGGCGACCGGTCGCTGTCGAATTAGATCTGGAAGAAGGAGATACCTGCCTGCACTATTGCAGCGGTATCGCGATCGATTGCGAGTATGCCCGTCCAGGCTGGCTCGGCATCACTGCCGCGATCCGTCATGCCATCGATTCCGGAAAGACGACCTTTGATTTTCTTCGAGGGGATGAAGATTACAAAAGCCACTGGCGCGGACAACCGGTTCCGATGGTAAATCTGGAATTCGTCCCCCCAAAAATCAGTGCCAGACTCCGTTCGCAAGTTCGTGAAGTGGTACGCATGGCCAAGCAGCAGGCCAAACGCATTCTGCGGAGGTCGTCAAAACCGTTACAAACCGAAGGCCATTCATCGGACGAAGGCTAA
- a CDS encoding hemerythrin domain-containing protein, with translation MSSDSYLTGGNQPFYLHFTFEHEGLDCATHDLQRSLRDSQKPISKAELSKRLTQFRDLMAKHFHEEEEGCFDEICAQHPHMCPATRQMELSHRLLLTQLDKLSRDLESHSLTDEWKDQFDAFAADLNKHKKEELAFVRRGLQLAEEDA, from the coding sequence ATGTCCAGTGATAGCTACCTAACCGGAGGGAATCAGCCCTTCTACCTGCACTTTACGTTCGAGCACGAAGGGCTCGATTGTGCTACCCACGATCTTCAACGAAGTCTTCGAGATTCCCAGAAGCCTATCTCGAAAGCGGAACTTTCAAAGCGTCTGACGCAGTTTCGTGACCTGATGGCGAAACATTTTCACGAAGAGGAAGAAGGTTGTTTCGACGAGATCTGTGCTCAGCATCCGCACATGTGTCCGGCAACGCGGCAGATGGAACTTTCTCATCGGCTGCTGCTAACACAATTGGATAAGCTTTCCCGTGATCTTGAATCTCACTCGCTTACCGACGAGTGGAAAGATCAGTTTGATGCGTTTGCTGCAGACCTTAACAAGCACAAGAAGGAAGAACTCGCCTTTGTTCGTCGAGGACTACAGCTTGCGGAAGAAGATGCTTGA
- a CDS encoding DUF1559 family PulG-like putative transporter, with protein MAALCVVAILLFLIVMLVLPNFSRSRTVARRYATQNRLKSIGLALHNYHDTYDMLPPAYVVNAEGEPLYSWRVLLLPFLEEKELYEQFDLEKPWWSDHNRALLDKMPTVYASPFSSGSTEEEGKTPYRAVVDTHEQRTVLRPTEGRPFKDVSDGLSNSVMAIGDPSRLVEWTKPEDIAPLDLLALTPIGENEMHGILILNGDGRVRFIGEQNRSELVGLIYCEDERVGEQ; from the coding sequence ATGGCAGCCCTTTGTGTCGTTGCCATCTTATTGTTTTTGATTGTCATGTTGGTTTTGCCAAACTTTTCCAGGTCTCGCACCGTAGCACGGCGGTACGCTACCCAGAATCGTCTCAAAAGCATTGGATTAGCCCTTCACAATTACCACGACACCTACGACATGCTTCCTCCTGCCTACGTGGTGAATGCGGAAGGCGAGCCTCTTTACTCCTGGCGTGTGCTCCTGCTCCCCTTCCTGGAAGAGAAAGAGTTATACGAGCAGTTCGATTTGGAAAAGCCTTGGTGGAGTGATCACAACCGAGCGTTGCTCGATAAGATGCCGACCGTCTATGCGAGTCCCTTTTCCTCGGGTTCTACCGAAGAAGAAGGAAAGACGCCTTATCGCGCGGTTGTCGATACGCACGAGCAGAGAACTGTGCTTCGTCCCACAGAGGGACGGCCTTTTAAGGATGTCTCAGATGGTCTGAGCAATAGCGTTATGGCCATCGGCGATCCAAGCCGCCTGGTCGAATGGACCAAGCCGGAAGACATTGCCCCGCTGGACCTGCTGGCCCTGACTCCGATTGGTGAAAACGAAATGCACGGAATTCTGATTCTCAATGGGGACGGCAGAGTCCGATTCATTGGCGAGCAGAACCGTAGCGAGTTGGTCGGGCTGATCTACTGCGAAGATGAGCGAGTGGGAGAGCAATAG
- a CDS encoding class I SAM-dependent methyltransferase has product MLERILEPEVMDTPQEAMLYDDMDHNAVNEAFVNDLISFLGIHPDIEAEMIDILDVGTGTARIPIILADRIPQCRIMGGDASIAMLDVAKINIDIAGLLDRVQLVRFDAKQCDYEDGFFTGVMSNTIIHHIPEPLAVLQESVRLAAPGGWLFFRDLVRPETDEQLQQLVATYCGNEPEPAQKLFGDSLHAALSLSDIREMVASLGFGSETVQLTSDRHWTWAAQKPE; this is encoded by the coding sequence ATGCTCGAACGCATTCTTGAACCTGAAGTAATGGACACGCCGCAGGAAGCCATGCTCTATGACGACATGGACCATAACGCGGTCAACGAGGCGTTCGTCAATGATCTCATTTCATTTCTCGGAATCCATCCCGATATTGAAGCCGAGATGATCGACATTCTCGATGTCGGTACCGGCACTGCCCGCATTCCAATAATCCTGGCCGACCGCATCCCGCAGTGTCGCATCATGGGCGGCGACGCATCGATCGCCATGCTGGACGTAGCAAAGATCAACATCGATATTGCCGGCCTGCTAGATCGTGTTCAATTGGTTCGATTCGACGCGAAGCAGTGCGACTACGAAGACGGCTTCTTTACCGGCGTGATGTCCAATACCATCATCCATCACATCCCTGAACCGCTTGCCGTGCTGCAGGAAAGCGTGCGTCTAGCGGCCCCAGGCGGCTGGCTCTTCTTCCGTGATCTTGTACGGCCCGAGACGGACGAGCAGCTCCAACAACTCGTCGCAACCTATTGCGGCAACGAGCCGGAGCCCGCACAAAAACTATTTGGCGATTCGCTTCATGCGGCTCTTTCGCTATCAGATATCCGCGAGATGGTGGCTTCGCTAGGATTCGGCTCGGAAACCGTCCAGCTTACCTCGGATCGACACTGGACGTGGGCAGCCCAAAAGCCGGAATAA
- a CDS encoding RNA polymerase sigma factor — MAASDVPELTDGEILSAVLAGDADRYAVIVKRYRRALLNLAYSYLGDSQSAEDAVQEAFLNSFKWLHTYDSRYSFRTWLWRILLNVCHRIREKGKKLPVTSTKLQAGQTEDCPSPLEKEVPCQALVGLIDRERRSQVLGLLDKLTPIQAEAIRLRFFGEMKFQEVADAQGIGLPAAKARVRNGLLQLAKLIQNTCQELSEEHVR, encoded by the coding sequence ATGGCTGCTTCTGACGTCCCAGAATTAACCGATGGCGAGATCCTCTCGGCCGTATTGGCAGGAGATGCGGATCGGTATGCCGTCATCGTGAAGCGTTATCGCCGGGCCTTACTGAACCTGGCTTACAGCTACCTGGGAGACTCTCAGTCGGCCGAGGATGCTGTTCAGGAAGCGTTTCTTAATAGCTTTAAGTGGCTGCACACGTACGACTCGCGGTATAGCTTCCGCACCTGGCTATGGCGAATTCTGTTGAATGTGTGCCACCGAATTCGCGAGAAGGGGAAGAAGCTACCGGTCACCTCCACCAAGCTTCAGGCTGGCCAAACCGAGGATTGTCCCTCGCCGTTAGAGAAGGAAGTCCCGTGTCAGGCCCTCGTTGGCCTGATCGACCGAGAACGCCGCAGCCAGGTGCTGGGGCTGCTCGATAAGCTGACGCCCATTCAAGCTGAAGCGATTCGCCTGCGATTCTTTGGCGAAATGAAATTTCAGGAAGTTGCCGATGCCCAGGGAATCGGCCTGCCAGCAGCTAAGGCTCGCGTCCGCAACGGATTGTTACAACTAGCGAAATTGATCCAGAACACTTGCCAAGAGCTTTCCGAGGAACACGTTCGATGA
- a CDS encoding RNA polymerase sigma factor: MTTATLEMTSSYSEPSLVQPKSDEDLLLAYRDSGNREYFQKLVQRYERELFNYLRRYLGDPEMAEDVFQAAFLQVHLKCDTFEEGRRFRPWLYTIATNQAIDAQRKTKRHKMVSLDRAGTSTEQQETGSLVDLLVSAEPGPMAQMDDFERQRVMRDAVQQLPESLKTAVVLVYYQGLKYREAADILEIPVGTVKSRLHTAVQKLTEAWNEVYTPDDDDA; encoded by the coding sequence ATGACAACTGCCACACTTGAAATGACGTCGAGTTATTCCGAACCATCGCTCGTTCAACCCAAATCCGATGAGGATTTGCTGTTGGCGTACCGAGATTCGGGGAATCGAGAGTACTTCCAGAAGTTGGTTCAACGTTATGAACGTGAACTGTTTAACTATCTGCGGCGGTACTTGGGTGACCCCGAAATGGCGGAGGATGTGTTTCAGGCTGCCTTCCTGCAAGTGCACCTGAAGTGCGATACCTTCGAGGAAGGACGTCGTTTTCGCCCCTGGCTGTATACGATTGCCACCAATCAGGCAATTGATGCTCAGCGCAAGACAAAGCGCCACAAGATGGTTAGCTTAGACCGCGCTGGTACGAGTACCGAACAACAAGAGACCGGTTCGCTGGTCGATTTGTTGGTAAGTGCCGAGCCAGGTCCGATGGCACAGATGGACGATTTTGAACGTCAACGTGTAATGCGCGATGCCGTTCAGCAACTGCCGGAATCGTTAAAGACCGCCGTAGTGCTGGTCTACTACCAAGGTTTGAAGTACCGCGAAGCTGCGGACATCTTGGAAATTCCGGTCGGTACGGTGAAGAGCCGTCTGCACACTGCAGTGCAGAAGTTAACCGAAGCATGGAACGAAGTTTATACCCCAGATGACGATGACGCGTGA
- a CDS encoding permease, whose protein sequence is MDDRKYKWAVAGDVNAFFGLMLDNIADLLLTIGLLAAVFNFPTTFAIGHMVPGTAIGVLVGDLIFFWMALNLAKRSGRNDVTAMPLGLDTPSTFGMVFFVLGPSFALGVQELQLTAEEAAIRTWHIGIWSIVLSGIFKSFFAFSSSWIRKVIPRAGLLGSLAAIALVLISFLPFIEALHFPIVGMTALSIVLVTLVAHIRLPWKIPGALAALVVSGAVYYLMHGLGLLGVTPEPMDFQPADALLPMDWLAVFRFEWLTVAKFNEAAQYLPIVIPFALATVIGGIDCVESAAAAGDEYDTNRIIGAEAIATLVAGLCGGVIQTTPYIGHPAYKAMGGRAAYTLATALFVGGAGVLGYFGFLYWAIPKPTVFPILVFIGLEITSQSFQATPKRHYPAVSIACIPALAALVLIFAGDLQGTYTGLSYQMQGEVAAMVDAGQIDAEAAQKLNDLTLQLREYSQGNIQTPPDEQGHTHPAGIAVKMQTLQMLAGGFILTSMLWATILAYIIDRRLYTAATFALACAAFSLFGMIHSPFPSGKLVLGWHVPDLPSAAAGQGPIYMMWAYVCMAVVLSVCGLWQHASPPREYPQHETES, encoded by the coding sequence ATGGACGATAGAAAATACAAATGGGCCGTTGCTGGCGACGTTAACGCCTTCTTTGGCTTGATGTTAGACAACATCGCCGATCTTTTGCTGACGATCGGCTTGCTAGCGGCTGTCTTTAACTTTCCTACAACATTCGCCATTGGACACATGGTGCCAGGTACGGCGATTGGGGTGTTGGTAGGCGACCTGATCTTCTTCTGGATGGCCTTGAATCTGGCGAAAAGGAGCGGCCGTAACGACGTAACTGCCATGCCTTTAGGGCTCGACACGCCGAGCACCTTCGGAATGGTGTTTTTCGTTTTGGGACCGTCGTTTGCCCTGGGAGTCCAGGAATTACAACTGACAGCAGAAGAGGCTGCTATCCGTACGTGGCATATTGGCATTTGGTCCATTGTCTTGTCCGGAATTTTCAAATCCTTTTTCGCGTTCAGCTCAAGTTGGATACGCAAGGTGATTCCTCGTGCAGGTCTACTCGGATCGCTCGCGGCAATTGCCCTGGTGCTCATTAGCTTTCTGCCATTTATCGAAGCGCTGCACTTTCCGATTGTTGGCATGACCGCTCTGTCGATCGTATTGGTCACGCTCGTGGCACACATTCGCCTGCCATGGAAAATCCCCGGCGCGCTTGCGGCGCTCGTCGTTTCCGGTGCCGTCTATTACCTCATGCATGGGTTGGGCCTCTTAGGAGTTACGCCGGAGCCGATGGACTTCCAACCTGCCGACGCGTTGCTTCCGATGGACTGGTTAGCCGTATTCCGCTTCGAATGGCTGACGGTCGCGAAGTTTAATGAAGCAGCTCAGTACTTACCGATTGTCATCCCGTTTGCCTTGGCGACGGTGATTGGCGGAATCGATTGCGTGGAGAGCGCTGCCGCAGCGGGAGACGAATACGACACCAATCGCATCATCGGCGCCGAAGCCATCGCGACCCTGGTCGCTGGTCTCTGCGGGGGCGTGATCCAAACGACACCTTATATCGGTCATCCGGCCTACAAAGCGATGGGAGGTCGGGCCGCATATACTTTGGCAACGGCTCTCTTCGTGGGTGGGGCAGGGGTGCTTGGCTATTTCGGGTTTCTGTACTGGGCGATTCCCAAGCCCACGGTCTTTCCGATCCTCGTTTTTATCGGGCTCGAGATCACCTCGCAAAGCTTTCAAGCAACACCCAAGCGGCACTACCCTGCCGTTTCGATCGCTTGCATCCCGGCCTTGGCTGCATTGGTGCTAATCTTTGCGGGTGATTTGCAGGGAACCTATACGGGGCTTTCCTATCAAATGCAGGGTGAAGTCGCCGCGATGGTCGACGCAGGGCAAATCGATGCCGAAGCTGCGCAAAAGCTAAATGACCTAACGCTTCAGTTGCGTGAATACAGTCAGGGAAACATCCAAACACCACCGGACGAACAGGGGCATACTCACCCAGCTGGGATCGCCGTGAAGATGCAAACCCTACAAATGCTGGCCGGCGGTTTTATTCTGACGAGTATGCTATGGGCCACGATCCTGGCCTACATCATTGATCGTCGCCTGTACACGGCGGCGACTTTCGCGTTGGCTTGTGCTGCGTTTAGCCTGTTCGGCATGATTCACTCGCCTTTTCCAAGTGGTAAGCTGGTGCTAGGTTGGCATGTGCCAGACCTACCCAGTGCGGCCGCTGGACAAGGTCCGATCTACATGATGTGGGCCTACGTCTGCATGGCGGTCGTTTTGTCCGTGTGTGGCCTATGGCAACATGCATCCCCTCCGCGCGAATACCCCCAGCACGAAACAGAAAGCTAG